A region of the Plasmodium cynomolgi strain B DNA, scaffold: 1211, whole genome shotgun sequence genome:
AAAGATCCCATAATAAAGCAGAagtattatgataaaaatggtaCTTTTAATGATTTGATGATATGTTTTCCATATGatgatgaaattaaaaataattcatgtATATCTAAAATGAAATACATAGAAGACATAGCATTCGATGAAATGCATAAATTGTACGAACtttatgaaaattatgagGCTTTTTGTTACGAAAGAAATATTGGTTAAACAGATAAATGTAGTGCACTCAGTGATGTAATTAATGATTATAATTCTATAATAAATGGTAATGAATAT
Encoded here:
- a CDS encoding hypothetical protein (putative) — translated: MLTLVQDKNSVKENKNNTNSIDTIINDSFIELCEIIKAYLSHSDIKSLKDVTNSCKYINYHIRKDPIIKQKYYDKNGTFNDLMICFPYDDEIKNNSCISKMKYIEDIAFDEMHKLYELYENYEAFCYERNI